From the Carassius carassius chromosome 45, fCarCar2.1, whole genome shotgun sequence genome, one window contains:
- the LOC132127122 gene encoding synaptojanin-1-like isoform X3 — translation MAFSKGYRIYHKLDPPPYSVIVETRNREECLMFESGAVAVLSAAEKETIKSAYTKMLDAYGILGVLRLNLGDSMLHSLVVVTGCSSVGKVQDSEVFRVTGTDFVSLKNDPSDEDRITDVRKILNSGNFYFAWSSTGVSLDLSLNAHRRIREDTSDNRFFWNQSLHLHLKHYGVNCDDWLLRLMCGGVEIRTIYAGHKQAKACVISRLSSERAGTRFNVRGTNDDGQVANFVETEQVIFLDDKVSSFIQIRGSIPLFWEQPGIQVGSHRVKLSRGFEANAPAFERHFSALRKLYGKQVIINLLGMKEGEHMLSKAFQSHLKASEHANAVRMLNFDYHQMVKGGKTDKLISVLKPQISKFLEECGFFYYSGEAGIQRCQSGTIRSNCLDCLDRTNSVQAFIALEMLPKQLEDMGLTEKPQLVARFQEVFRTMWSTNGDSISKIYAGTGALDGKAKGGKLKDGARSVTRTIQNNFFDSSKQEAIDILRLGSTLNSDLADKARALLTTSSLYASPRVLLGMCQSHFKYTRPKKIRVCVGTWNVNGGKQFRSIAFRNHTLNDWLLDAPKKAGHPEFQDGRSNPVDIFAIGFEEMVELNAGNIVSASTTNQKLWAAELQKNISRDHKYVLLASEQLVGVCLFVFIRPQHAPFIRDVAVDTVKTGMGGATGNKGGVAIRMLFHTTSICFVCSHFAAGQSQVKERNDDYNEIARKLSFPMGRLLFSHDYVFWCGDFNYRINIPNEETKELIRQQNWDALIAGDQLVEQKNAGQVFRGFIEGKLDFAPTYKYDLFSEDYDTSEKCRTPAWTDRVLWKRRKWNFDKTAEELELNVVGAPVNEEDQYPWSPGELKYYSRAELKTSDHRPVVAIIDVDILEVDPEARHQVYKEVIALQGPPDGTILVSLCTSGPDDYFDDALIDDLLDKFAQFGEVILIRFVEEKMWVTFLEGYSALAALSLSCSTVNGKTIDIRLRSPGWIKSLEEEMSVERICGSIPTSTSSTLLAENSDMGEEYDMEGDVDEEIEDILPQHLQPGSGMDLGASPAPSPHTSPCPSPTYGEPAPPIRPSRAPPRTAGPPQGGLSPAAIRRELAGSPVDGQPAGALFPQGLEPKRPPPPRPNAPPARPAPPQRPPPPSGGRSPAPVRKGSAGFAEPLDLEFDVTDYEGRGQATGSAPGGAPRLIPPRAGVISVPPQARPPPPPAHPGAPRPTAEVHPGAPRPSPDNHPGAPRPVPEPQSKPSELPLGPPPTLPGPMRPQMTSPMQPQSVSPMQPPVQPQLPPPIQAQLPPPMQPTLPAPLFPQPAPQASAGAAAASQPGLASPKPPPRSRSSHALPPESAPAFQAKDMNGVQREAQWNLDPFDMFNTQSLFQNSFSASLPRSSSSSTPSPSSSSTLPSSLSLFSAPETSSTPCLLPPPAPSRSKSQETLRSSPNPFLTEAQPRPNSTNPFTGNLLSSPRRSLTPDFYTQQQAQEARSGLNRAMSAVVHSSTLPPSFSRQQSLVPAPAAAPAKQTQKWVTFDDDSDFLSMKVPSAAGTGPLLTPTVSSVPFPQPQSSLPSSGFGINSNWASLPTSSFPTIPPPVPTRTNTSIKKNAHIPFRNEFTES, via the exons ATGGCATTCAGTAAAGGTTATCGTATTTATCATAAGCTGGATCCACCTCCGTATAGTGTGATTGTGGAGACTAGAAATCGAGAGGAATGCCTGATGTTCGAGTCTGGAGCCGTTGCTGTACTGT CGGCAGCAGAGAAGGAGACAATCAAGTCAGCGTACACCAAGATGCTGGATGCTTATGGGATCCTGGGAGTTCTTCGTCTTAACCTTG GGGATTCTATGCTGCACAGCCTGGTGGTTGTAACAGGCTGCAGTTCAGTGGGAAAAGTCCAGGATTCAGAAGTTTTTCGTGTAACAGGCACTGACTTTGTCTCTCTGAAAAACGACCCCTCGGATGAGGATCGTATCACTGATGTCAGAAAAATCTTAAACTCTGGGAACTTCTATTTCGCCTGGTCCTCCACCGGAGTGAGTCTGGACCTCAGCTTGAATGCACACCGCAGAATCAGAGAAGACACATCTGATAATCGATTTTTCTG GAATCAGTCCCTCCATCTCCATCTCAAGCATTATGGGGTGAACTGTGATGACTGGCTGCTGAGGTTGATGTGTGGCGGAGTGGAGATCCGCACCATCTACGCTGGGCACAAGCAGGCCAAAGCTTGCGTGATCTCTCGGCTCAGCTCAGAGAGAGCAGGCACGCGTTTCAATGTCCGAGGCACAAATGACGACGGCCAGGTGGCCAACTTTGTGGAGACTGAGCAG GTCATTTTCCTTGATGACAAAGTGTCCTCCTTCATTCAGATCCGAGGGTCAATACCTCTGTTCTGGGAGCAGCCAGGAATTCAG GTCGGATCTCATCGTGTAAAGCTGTCCCGTGGTTTTGAAGCAAACGCACCGGCTTTTGAGAG ACACTTTAGTGCCCTGAGGAAGCTGTATGGCAAACAGGTGATCATCAACCTGCTGGGTATGAAGGAGGGTGAACACATGCTCAGCAAAGCATTCCAG AGTCACCTGAAAGCTTCAGAGCATGCAAATGCTGTGAGAATGTTGAACTTTGACTATCATCAGATGGTTAAAGGTGGGAAGACTGACAAGCTCATCAGTGTCCTGAAACCTCAGATCAGCAAGTTTCTGGAGGAATGCGGTTTCTTCTACTACTCAGGAGAGGCGggcattcagag ATGTCAAAGTGGCACAATTCGTTCCAATTGTCTCGACTGCTTGGACCGAACAAACAGCGTCCAGGCCTTCATTGCACTTGAG ATGCTTCCAAAACAATTGGAAGACATGGGTCTGACTGAGAAACCTCAGCTGGTGGCGCGGTTTCAGGAGGTTTTCCGCACCATGTGGTCCACGAATGGAGACTCGATCAGCAAGATCTACGCAGGCACTGGTGCTCTGGATGGCAAGGCTAAG GGTGGAAAGCTAAAAGACGGAGCTCGCTCAGTCACCAGAACCATTCAGAATAACTTCTTTGACAGCTCTAAACAGGAAGCCATTGATATCCTGAGACTGGGCAGCACCCTGAACAGTGACCTGGCAGATAAGGCACGAGCCCTTCTCACAACCAGCAGCCTGTATG CCTCTCCCAGAGTGCTTCTGGGCATGTGTCAGAGCCACTTCAAGTACACACGTCCCAAAAAGATCAGAGTGTGTGTGGGTACGTGGAACGTGAATGGGGGCAAGCAGTTCCGCAGTATTGCGTTTCGTAACCACACGCTCAATGACTGGCTCCTGGATGCCCCTAAGAAGGCCGGCCACCCAGAATTTCAGG ATGGAAGATCCAACCCAGTGGACATCTTTGCTATTGGCTTTGAGGAAATGGTGGAGCTTAATGCTGGAAATATCGTCAGCGCAAG CACAACTAATCAGAAGCTGTGGGCTGCAGAACTGCAGAAGAACATCTCACGAGATCACAAATATGTGCTGCTGGCCTCAGAGCAGCTGGTGGGTGTCTGTCTGTTCGTCTTCATACGCCCTCAGCATGCGCCATTCATCAG GGACGTTGCTGTGGACACAGTAAAGACTGGAATGGGCGGCGCCACTGGTAATAAAGGGGGTGTGGCTATACGCATGCTCTTCCACACCACCAGCATCTGCTTTGTGTGCTCACACTTTGCCGCTGGCCAATCACAGGTCAAAGAGAGGAACGATGACTACAATGAAATTGCACGCAAACTGTCCTTCCCCATG ggcCGGCTCCTGTTCTCCCATGATTATGTATTCTGGTGTGGAGACTTCAACTACCGAATAAATATTCCTAATGAAGAGACAAAGGAGCTGATCAGACAGCAAAATTGGGATGCACTGATTGCTGGGGATCAACTGGTAGAGCAGAAGAATGCTGGACAG gTTTTTAGAGGCTTTATTGAAGGGAAGCTGGATTTTGCCCCCACTTACAAATATGACCTGTTTTCGGAGGACTACGACACCAGTGAGAAGTGCCGCACACCAGCCTGGACTGACCGTGTGCTGTGGAAGAGAAGGAAGTGGAACTTTGATAAAACTG CGGAAGAGTTGGAGTTGAATGTCGTAGGAGCCCCAGTGAATGAGGAAGATCAGTACCCATGGAGCCCTGGAGAGCTCAAATATTATAGCAGAGCAGAGCTCAAAACCTCTGATCACAG GCCTGTGGTGGCCATCATAGATGTGGACATACTTGAGGTGGATCCAGAGGCCAGACACCAGGTGTATAAGGAAGTGATCGCCCTGCAGGGTCCACCAGATGGCACCATCCTTGTCTCGCTCTGCACGTCTGGTCCTgatgactactttgatgatgcaCTGATTGATGACCTGTTGGACAAGTTTGCTCAGTTTGGCGAGGTTATTCTTATCAG GTTTGTTGAAGAGAAAATGTGGGTGACATTTTTGGAGGGATATTCTGCTCTAGCAGCTCTATCTTTGAGCTGCTCTACC GTGAATGGTAAGACCATAGACATCCGCCTGAGGAGTCCAGGATGGATAAAGAGTCTAGAGGAGGAAATGAGTGTGGAGAGAATCTGCGGCAGCATCCCAACATCCACCAGCTCCACCCTGCTGGCAGAAAACTCTGACATGGGAGAAGAGTATGACATGGAAG GTGATGTGGATGAGGAGATTGAGGATATTTTACCCCAGCACCTGCAGCCTGGATCAGGCATGGATCTAGGCGCGTCCCCTGCCCCATCCCCACACACCAGCCCCTGCCCCTCTCCTACCTACGGAGAACCTGCACCCCCCATCCGGCCCAGCAGAGCCCCTCCACGCACAGCTGGACCACCTCAGG GAGGATTAAGCCCAGCAGCCATTAGAAGGGAACTGGCAG GTTCTCCTGTTGATGGTCAGCCAGCTGGAGCTCTCTTTCCACAGGGACTAGAGCCAAAACGCCCCCCTCCTCCACGGCCCAACGCCCCACCGGCCCGGCCTGCACCTCCGCAGCGCCCACCCCCACCCTCAG GAGGCAGAAGTCCCGCACCTGTTAGGAAAGGTTCAGCAG gCTTTGCTGAGCCTCTCGATCTAGAGTTTGATGTGACTGATTATGAAG GTCGAGGTCAAGCCACCGGATCAGCCCCTGGAGGTGCCCCACGGCTG ATCCCACCTCGAGCAGGAGTCATCAGCGTCCCTCCTCAGGCaagacctcctcctcctcctgctcatCCTGGGGCCCCCAGACCCACAGCAGAGGTGCATCCTGGAGCCCCACGACCCTCACCTGATAATCACCCTGGAGCTCCAAGACCCGTTCCTGAGCCCCAAAGCAAACCGTCTGAACTCCCTCTGG GTCCACCCCCCACACTGCCAGGTCCCATGAGGCCTCAGATGACATCACCCATGCAGCCCCAGTCTGTGTCGCCAATGCAGCCTCCAGTCCAACCTCAACTGCCCCCACCCATACAAGCCCAGCTCCCTCCACCAATGCAGCCCACCTTACCTGCCCCGCTGTTCCCTCAGCCTGCTCCTCAAGCATCAGCTGGAGCCGCTGCCGCCTCTCAGCCCGGACTGGCATCTCCCAAGCCTCCACCCCGGAGCCGGTCCTCTCACGCACTGCCACCTGAGTCTGCTCCTGCATTTCAG gccaAGGACATGAATGGAGTCCAAAGAGAAGCACAATGGAATCTAGACCCCTTCGACATGTTTAACACCCAGTCCCTCTTCCAAAATTCATTCTCCGCTTCTCTCCCTcgctcctcttcctcatccacCCCCTCCCCTTCTTCTTCCTCCACATTACCCAGCTCCCTCTCCCTGTTCTCAGCTCCGGAGACCAGCAGCACTCCATGTCTCCTTCCTCCCCCTGCTCCCTCCCGCAGCAAATCCCAGGAGACCCTCCGTTCATCCCCCAATCCGTTCCTCACAGAAGCCCAACCCAGACCCAACAGCACCAATCCTTTCACTGGCAACTTGTTGTCCTCCCCACGCCGATCGCTCACGCCTGATTTTTACACCCAGCAGCAGGCCCAAGAGGCCAGGTCGGGTCTAAACAGGGCCATGTCAGCTGTGGTTCACAGTTCAACTCTTCCACCATCATTCTCCAGACAACAATCCTTAGTTCCTGCTCCAGCAGCAGCCCCAGCCAAACAAACCCAAAAGTGGGTCACATTCGATGACGATTCAGATTTCCTTTCAATGAAGGTTCCATCCGCAGCTGGGACCGGCCCGCTGCTTACACCCACAGTCTCATCCGTTCCTTTCCCACAACCCCAGAGCAGCCTCCCCAGCTCAGGCTTTGGCATAAACAGCAACTGGGCGTCGCTTCCCACTTCCTCGTTTCCCACAATCCCTCCTCCAGTCCCTACCAGGACTAATACCAGCATTAAAAAAAACGCCCACATCCCTTTCAGAAACGAATTCACAGAGAGTTGA
- the LOC132127122 gene encoding synaptojanin-1-like isoform X2: MAFSKGYRIYHKLDPPPYSVIVETRNREECLMFESGAVAVLSAAEKETIKSAYTKMLDAYGILGVLRLNLGDSMLHSLVVVTGCSSVGKVQDSEVFRVTGTDFVSLKNDPSDEDRITDVRKILNSGNFYFAWSSTGVSLDLSLNAHRRIREDTSDNRFFWNQSLHLHLKHYGVNCDDWLLRLMCGGVEIRTIYAGHKQAKACVISRLSSERAGTRFNVRGTNDDGQVANFVETEQVIFLDDKVSSFIQIRGSIPLFWEQPGIQVGSHRVKLSRGFEANAPAFERHFSALRKLYGKQVIINLLGMKEGEHMLSKAFQSHLKASEHANAVRMLNFDYHQMVKGGKTDKLISVLKPQISKFLEECGFFYYSGEAGIQRCQSGTIRSNCLDCLDRTNSVQAFIALEMLPKQLEDMGLTEKPQLVARFQEVFRTMWSTNGDSISKIYAGTGALDGKAKLKDGARSVTRTIQNNFFDSSKQEAIDILRLGSTLNSDLADKARALLTTSSLYVTEPILQSASPRVLLGMCQSHFKYTRPKKIRVCVGTWNVNGGKQFRSIAFRNHTLNDWLLDAPKKAGHPEFQDGRSNPVDIFAIGFEEMVELNAGNIVSASTTNQKLWAAELQKNISRDHKYVLLASEQLVGVCLFVFIRPQHAPFIRDVAVDTVKTGMGGATGNKGGVAIRMLFHTTSICFVCSHFAAGQSQVKERNDDYNEIARKLSFPMGRLLFSHDYVFWCGDFNYRINIPNEETKELIRQQNWDALIAGDQLVEQKNAGQVFRGFIEGKLDFAPTYKYDLFSEDYDTSEKCRTPAWTDRVLWKRRKWNFDKTAEELELNVVGAPVNEEDQYPWSPGELKYYSRAELKTSDHRPVVAIIDVDILEVDPEARHQVYKEVIALQGPPDGTILVSLCTSGPDDYFDDALIDDLLDKFAQFGEVILIRFVEEKMWVTFLEGYSALAALSLSCSTVNGKTIDIRLRSPGWIKSLEEEMSVERICGSIPTSTSSTLLAENSDMGEEYDMEGDVDEEIEDILPQHLQPGSGMDLGASPAPSPHTSPCPSPTYGEPAPPIRPSRAPPRTAGPPQGGLSPAAIRRELAGSPVDGQPAGALFPQGLEPKRPPPPRPNAPPARPAPPQRPPPPSGGRSPAPVRKGSAGFAEPLDLEFDVTDYEGRGQATGSAPGGAPRLIPPRAGVISVPPQARPPPPPAHPGAPRPTAEVHPGAPRPSPDNHPGAPRPVPEPQSKPSELPLGPPPTLPGPMRPQMTSPMQPQSVSPMQPPVQPQLPPPIQAQLPPPMQPTLPAPLFPQPAPQASAGAAAASQPGLASPKPPPRSRSSHALPPESAPAFQAKDMNGVQREAQWNLDPFDMFNTQSLFQNSFSASLPRSSSSSTPSPSSSSTLPSSLSLFSAPETSSTPCLLPPPAPSRSKSQETLRSSPNPFLTEAQPRPNSTNPFTGNLLSSPRRSLTPDFYTQQQAQEARSGLNRAMSAVVHSSTLPPSFSRQQSLVPAPAAAPAKQTQKWVTFDDDSDFLSMKVPSAAGTGPLLTPTVSSVPFPQPQSSLPSSGFGINSNWASLPTSSFPTIPPPVPTRTNTSIKKNAHIPFRNEFTES, encoded by the exons ATGGCATTCAGTAAAGGTTATCGTATTTATCATAAGCTGGATCCACCTCCGTATAGTGTGATTGTGGAGACTAGAAATCGAGAGGAATGCCTGATGTTCGAGTCTGGAGCCGTTGCTGTACTGT CGGCAGCAGAGAAGGAGACAATCAAGTCAGCGTACACCAAGATGCTGGATGCTTATGGGATCCTGGGAGTTCTTCGTCTTAACCTTG GGGATTCTATGCTGCACAGCCTGGTGGTTGTAACAGGCTGCAGTTCAGTGGGAAAAGTCCAGGATTCAGAAGTTTTTCGTGTAACAGGCACTGACTTTGTCTCTCTGAAAAACGACCCCTCGGATGAGGATCGTATCACTGATGTCAGAAAAATCTTAAACTCTGGGAACTTCTATTTCGCCTGGTCCTCCACCGGAGTGAGTCTGGACCTCAGCTTGAATGCACACCGCAGAATCAGAGAAGACACATCTGATAATCGATTTTTCTG GAATCAGTCCCTCCATCTCCATCTCAAGCATTATGGGGTGAACTGTGATGACTGGCTGCTGAGGTTGATGTGTGGCGGAGTGGAGATCCGCACCATCTACGCTGGGCACAAGCAGGCCAAAGCTTGCGTGATCTCTCGGCTCAGCTCAGAGAGAGCAGGCACGCGTTTCAATGTCCGAGGCACAAATGACGACGGCCAGGTGGCCAACTTTGTGGAGACTGAGCAG GTCATTTTCCTTGATGACAAAGTGTCCTCCTTCATTCAGATCCGAGGGTCAATACCTCTGTTCTGGGAGCAGCCAGGAATTCAG GTCGGATCTCATCGTGTAAAGCTGTCCCGTGGTTTTGAAGCAAACGCACCGGCTTTTGAGAG ACACTTTAGTGCCCTGAGGAAGCTGTATGGCAAACAGGTGATCATCAACCTGCTGGGTATGAAGGAGGGTGAACACATGCTCAGCAAAGCATTCCAG AGTCACCTGAAAGCTTCAGAGCATGCAAATGCTGTGAGAATGTTGAACTTTGACTATCATCAGATGGTTAAAGGTGGGAAGACTGACAAGCTCATCAGTGTCCTGAAACCTCAGATCAGCAAGTTTCTGGAGGAATGCGGTTTCTTCTACTACTCAGGAGAGGCGggcattcagag ATGTCAAAGTGGCACAATTCGTTCCAATTGTCTCGACTGCTTGGACCGAACAAACAGCGTCCAGGCCTTCATTGCACTTGAG ATGCTTCCAAAACAATTGGAAGACATGGGTCTGACTGAGAAACCTCAGCTGGTGGCGCGGTTTCAGGAGGTTTTCCGCACCATGTGGTCCACGAATGGAGACTCGATCAGCAAGATCTACGCAGGCACTGGTGCTCTGGATGGCAAGGCTAAG CTAAAAGACGGAGCTCGCTCAGTCACCAGAACCATTCAGAATAACTTCTTTGACAGCTCTAAACAGGAAGCCATTGATATCCTGAGACTGGGCAGCACCCTGAACAGTGACCTGGCAGATAAGGCACGAGCCCTTCTCACAACCAGCAGCCTGTATG tCACTGAGCCCATTTTACAGTCAG CCTCTCCCAGAGTGCTTCTGGGCATGTGTCAGAGCCACTTCAAGTACACACGTCCCAAAAAGATCAGAGTGTGTGTGGGTACGTGGAACGTGAATGGGGGCAAGCAGTTCCGCAGTATTGCGTTTCGTAACCACACGCTCAATGACTGGCTCCTGGATGCCCCTAAGAAGGCCGGCCACCCAGAATTTCAGG ATGGAAGATCCAACCCAGTGGACATCTTTGCTATTGGCTTTGAGGAAATGGTGGAGCTTAATGCTGGAAATATCGTCAGCGCAAG CACAACTAATCAGAAGCTGTGGGCTGCAGAACTGCAGAAGAACATCTCACGAGATCACAAATATGTGCTGCTGGCCTCAGAGCAGCTGGTGGGTGTCTGTCTGTTCGTCTTCATACGCCCTCAGCATGCGCCATTCATCAG GGACGTTGCTGTGGACACAGTAAAGACTGGAATGGGCGGCGCCACTGGTAATAAAGGGGGTGTGGCTATACGCATGCTCTTCCACACCACCAGCATCTGCTTTGTGTGCTCACACTTTGCCGCTGGCCAATCACAGGTCAAAGAGAGGAACGATGACTACAATGAAATTGCACGCAAACTGTCCTTCCCCATG ggcCGGCTCCTGTTCTCCCATGATTATGTATTCTGGTGTGGAGACTTCAACTACCGAATAAATATTCCTAATGAAGAGACAAAGGAGCTGATCAGACAGCAAAATTGGGATGCACTGATTGCTGGGGATCAACTGGTAGAGCAGAAGAATGCTGGACAG gTTTTTAGAGGCTTTATTGAAGGGAAGCTGGATTTTGCCCCCACTTACAAATATGACCTGTTTTCGGAGGACTACGACACCAGTGAGAAGTGCCGCACACCAGCCTGGACTGACCGTGTGCTGTGGAAGAGAAGGAAGTGGAACTTTGATAAAACTG CGGAAGAGTTGGAGTTGAATGTCGTAGGAGCCCCAGTGAATGAGGAAGATCAGTACCCATGGAGCCCTGGAGAGCTCAAATATTATAGCAGAGCAGAGCTCAAAACCTCTGATCACAG GCCTGTGGTGGCCATCATAGATGTGGACATACTTGAGGTGGATCCAGAGGCCAGACACCAGGTGTATAAGGAAGTGATCGCCCTGCAGGGTCCACCAGATGGCACCATCCTTGTCTCGCTCTGCACGTCTGGTCCTgatgactactttgatgatgcaCTGATTGATGACCTGTTGGACAAGTTTGCTCAGTTTGGCGAGGTTATTCTTATCAG GTTTGTTGAAGAGAAAATGTGGGTGACATTTTTGGAGGGATATTCTGCTCTAGCAGCTCTATCTTTGAGCTGCTCTACC GTGAATGGTAAGACCATAGACATCCGCCTGAGGAGTCCAGGATGGATAAAGAGTCTAGAGGAGGAAATGAGTGTGGAGAGAATCTGCGGCAGCATCCCAACATCCACCAGCTCCACCCTGCTGGCAGAAAACTCTGACATGGGAGAAGAGTATGACATGGAAG GTGATGTGGATGAGGAGATTGAGGATATTTTACCCCAGCACCTGCAGCCTGGATCAGGCATGGATCTAGGCGCGTCCCCTGCCCCATCCCCACACACCAGCCCCTGCCCCTCTCCTACCTACGGAGAACCTGCACCCCCCATCCGGCCCAGCAGAGCCCCTCCACGCACAGCTGGACCACCTCAGG GAGGATTAAGCCCAGCAGCCATTAGAAGGGAACTGGCAG GTTCTCCTGTTGATGGTCAGCCAGCTGGAGCTCTCTTTCCACAGGGACTAGAGCCAAAACGCCCCCCTCCTCCACGGCCCAACGCCCCACCGGCCCGGCCTGCACCTCCGCAGCGCCCACCCCCACCCTCAG GAGGCAGAAGTCCCGCACCTGTTAGGAAAGGTTCAGCAG gCTTTGCTGAGCCTCTCGATCTAGAGTTTGATGTGACTGATTATGAAG GTCGAGGTCAAGCCACCGGATCAGCCCCTGGAGGTGCCCCACGGCTG ATCCCACCTCGAGCAGGAGTCATCAGCGTCCCTCCTCAGGCaagacctcctcctcctcctgctcatCCTGGGGCCCCCAGACCCACAGCAGAGGTGCATCCTGGAGCCCCACGACCCTCACCTGATAATCACCCTGGAGCTCCAAGACCCGTTCCTGAGCCCCAAAGCAAACCGTCTGAACTCCCTCTGG GTCCACCCCCCACACTGCCAGGTCCCATGAGGCCTCAGATGACATCACCCATGCAGCCCCAGTCTGTGTCGCCAATGCAGCCTCCAGTCCAACCTCAACTGCCCCCACCCATACAAGCCCAGCTCCCTCCACCAATGCAGCCCACCTTACCTGCCCCGCTGTTCCCTCAGCCTGCTCCTCAAGCATCAGCTGGAGCCGCTGCCGCCTCTCAGCCCGGACTGGCATCTCCCAAGCCTCCACCCCGGAGCCGGTCCTCTCACGCACTGCCACCTGAGTCTGCTCCTGCATTTCAG gccaAGGACATGAATGGAGTCCAAAGAGAAGCACAATGGAATCTAGACCCCTTCGACATGTTTAACACCCAGTCCCTCTTCCAAAATTCATTCTCCGCTTCTCTCCCTcgctcctcttcctcatccacCCCCTCCCCTTCTTCTTCCTCCACATTACCCAGCTCCCTCTCCCTGTTCTCAGCTCCGGAGACCAGCAGCACTCCATGTCTCCTTCCTCCCCCTGCTCCCTCCCGCAGCAAATCCCAGGAGACCCTCCGTTCATCCCCCAATCCGTTCCTCACAGAAGCCCAACCCAGACCCAACAGCACCAATCCTTTCACTGGCAACTTGTTGTCCTCCCCACGCCGATCGCTCACGCCTGATTTTTACACCCAGCAGCAGGCCCAAGAGGCCAGGTCGGGTCTAAACAGGGCCATGTCAGCTGTGGTTCACAGTTCAACTCTTCCACCATCATTCTCCAGACAACAATCCTTAGTTCCTGCTCCAGCAGCAGCCCCAGCCAAACAAACCCAAAAGTGGGTCACATTCGATGACGATTCAGATTTCCTTTCAATGAAGGTTCCATCCGCAGCTGGGACCGGCCCGCTGCTTACACCCACAGTCTCATCCGTTCCTTTCCCACAACCCCAGAGCAGCCTCCCCAGCTCAGGCTTTGGCATAAACAGCAACTGGGCGTCGCTTCCCACTTCCTCGTTTCCCACAATCCCTCCTCCAGTCCCTACCAGGACTAATACCAGCATTAAAAAAAACGCCCACATCCCTTTCAGAAACGAATTCACAGAGAGTTGA